In Mustela lutreola isolate mMusLut2 chromosome 4, mMusLut2.pri, whole genome shotgun sequence, the genomic stretch tgatgttgagcatctttgcatgtATCTGTTGGgaatctgtaggtcttctttggaaaaatgtctattcaggtggtctgcctgtttttttttttttttttaagattttatttatttgacagatagatcacaagtaggcagagaggcaagcagagagaggaagggaagcaggctccctgctgagcagagagcccaatgcggggctcgatcccaggaccctgggaccatgacccgagccgaaagcagaggctttaacccactgaaccacccaggtgcccctggtctgcCTGTTTTTAATGGGATTGTTTtaattttggggtgttgagttgtattaagatctttatatgtttttaatattaaccccttatcagatctATCACTTGCAAATCTCTCCCCCATTCACTaggttctctttttgttttgttggtttcctttgctgtgcaaaagctttttatttgggtGTCatgccaatagtttatttttgtttttgttttccatgccTGAAGAgatatatccataaatatgttgctaaggctgataccaagagattactgcttatgttttcttccaggagttaatggtttcagatctcacatttaggtctttaatctattttgaatttattcttgtTTATggggtaagaaagtggtccagtttcagtcttttgcatgtgactgtctAGTATTGAGCTGAATAATCTTTTATCTCCTCTGCTACCCACCTCCCTCAAATTCCTTATAAACTTTTTAGATTCCAAAGAAATGGCTCTCATAAAATTCAGAATATGAAGGGAATTAATACTTGGTTAACAATAACAATATTTACTCCCATTAATGCCACTGTACTcctacaatggattattatttgggaagaaaaagtaatgaaatactGGTATATGCTATATGGACAAaacttgaaaacatcatgctaagtaaaagaagactGTCACAAAAAAACacgtattgtatgattccatttatttgaaatgtccagaataagcaaatttagagagagaaaaagtagatCATTGATTGCTTAGGCCTAGGGAAGGGAAGGTAATGGGAATTTAACACAAATGGGCATGATTTCTTTTAGGGAGCAAACACATGTCCTAAATTGATTGTGATTATTACATAGCTctatgaattaaatatatatatatatatatatatatatatatatatatacacacacacacacacacacacacacacacacacatacactgatAATAATTTGGTGagttatatgtgaattatatatcaataatttgGTGAGTTAATtgtgaattatatatcaataaagctgttttataGAGTATTATAACTTTATCATACTGTCACTGAACAATTACTACCCACAAAAACACCTAGAGACTCTACGTCATCTGATTTTTGCCAGCTCTTCAAGGtcaatttttaatgttaaagatgagaaaataagtTCAGTGAAATTGAAATATTTACACATACAGAGCTAATCAGGAATGATGCCCAGATATATCACTCTAAAGAAGTATCTCTCTAAAACCCATGTTTTCTTAACCCTGCCATGCTTGCCATCAGATAGTGTACTCGCAATAATTTTAAGTTCCATTGACATCAAACGGACTTCAATAAAACAGGCATTTTGTTTCTATAGGTGGCAGGAAAAAGTTTTTTTGAAGCATCATTTAGGAAATAAGGCTTCAAAGGTTTAGCGCGATTGTTATTTAATTCAAAATCTACATTTGGAAAACAAATGTCTCTGGAAAACACCTGGAAGTAATTAAGATCATATAATTTGTCACTTGTCTTTCAATTTATATCAGAGCAAGGTTGTGAATGTCTGCAAAATACAGACATCACctgatttgtcattttttaagtCAGTGCATCTAAAATTtgttcttgggacgcctgggtggctcagttgcttaagcggctgccttcggctcaggtcatgatcccagcgtcctgggatcgagtcccacatcgggctccttgcttggcagggagcctgcttctccctctgcctctgcctgccactctgtctgcctgtgcttgctcttgcttctctctctatgacaaaaaaaaaaaaactttaaaattcgtTCTTTATTTACATTAGATAAAATGcacatcaaatataaaaatatagaaactaCAACCATTTCTTTAAGCTACTTTAAGTAAAAATACctctttatttagatttttattacttacatttcattttttatacagACATTTAGaggtctttaaaaacaacaacttgCTAGTCATTCCAGAAAGATATGTGGATAAAACAGGTaattagaggaagaaaaaatatactaaaagaaCCACATAATTGGGACTCCTCCCCCTATATTCATCTatttgctgctataacaaattgtCACATACCCAATtgcttaaaaacaacacaaatttattatcttaggGTTCTGTTGGTCAGAAGTTTGACAAGTCTCAGTGAGCTAAATTCAAAGTCCTAGCaaggctgtgttcctttctggcgGCACCAGGGGAAgaatgtttccttgccttttccattttctcagaggccacctgcattccttggctcatggtcccTTCCTTCTTCAAAGCCAGTAAATATGGCCAAATCCTTATGTCAAATCTCTCTTCCATTTTAAGAACCCATATGGTAACACTGGCCCCACACAGATAATTTGGAATCCTCTCCCTATCTTAAGGTCCTTAACGCAACTGCATCTGCAAAATTCTTTTCCAATGTAACAGAACAGATTCAGATTCTGGGAGTTCAGACACTGACATCTTTGGGTGGCCATTTTTCTGCCCATCATAGTTGCTGTTGTCTTTAAAGCAATCAAGATATTCCCACAGTAAATTAACCCTACCTTGGAGGGAAAGGGGAACATACTAATGGTTTAAATGAAGAAAGCAGAACTTGAGAGTAAAAGACCTCCTTTTTGGTTTGTCAAATTTTTACTAACATTCTATTTTGAAGATGAATCACAATTAGATATGTGGCAATAACAGGAAAAATCAGGTGCAATTCAAAACCCTGAGAGGATACAGAACTATACAAATGAATCTGTTGATTTTTTAAtctgaacagaaaccaaaaaacactTATTTTGTACTTTCTTTCTATATATTGTTCCACCCTGGCACTCAGGAACTACCATTCATATGACAGCCAAAGGCCTACAGCATATAACCAGATGTTGTATTaattcaaacaaaaaaaaggtaGCTGGGAAGATGATACTAGAGCATAATGACCATGAGTTTTTAtgaacctttaaaataaaatatccaaagaatcattatgtatgtatatacggTTAagaaaccaggggcgcctgggtggcttagtgggttaagctgctgccttctgctcaggtcatgatctcagggtcctgggatcgagtcctgcatcgggctctctgctcagcagggagtctgcttccctctctctctctctgcctgcctccccatctacttgtgatttctctctgtcaaataaataaataaaatcttttaaaaaaaagaaagaaagaaagaaagaaaccaaagctcTCCTTTTAGAAAGGCTCAAATTCAAAATGAAGTATCACTATATTGTTAAgactgataatttttatttttattttttttaaagattttatttatttatttgacaaagagagatcacaagtaggcagagtgagaggggggaagcaggcccaccgctgagcagagagcccaatgtgaggctcaatcccaggaccctgggatcatggcccgagctgaaggcagaggctttaatccactgagctacccaggcgccccaagactgacactttttaattttccagaaCAATGTTCTATTCAATGTTTAACTTTTTCAGTTTAGCTTTATATCTATTTTGACTCCAAGATAACAGAGCGATGTTTGATGTACTTAAGTTATAGCCAGCATTTACCAATTCTTTGATTcgactttttaaagtatttatgcTTGAATCCAAAATCCGAGGATTTTCAATTATTTGTGATATGCTGAGTTTTTCTTCTATGAGGCAGTCTAATTTATCATTGAATTTTTTCTCTCCCAAGAAGATAACATCTGGATAGCGTAAGATAAACTTGTGTATCTCTTCTTCAGTACACCCAAGAAAAAGCAGCTTCTCTTTGATATTTGTGTAGTTTCTGTTGACATAGTCATTGGAAAGGTCTAGAATTTTAGCTCCTGGACCACAGAGCAGAACAAGCAGCTTCTCATTGTTCAAGCTGAAAGTTGACTGTAAAAATTCAATGTTAGTTTTTACCCGTTTGGTACTCTGAATTAAGatgaaagggttttttaaaattatcttcctaACAAAATCTCTGGGCTTATTGTAACCCAAAGACAAAGAGACTTCTTGCAAAAACTCAATCATCTGTTTATTCAGATCTAGACTGTTTGAGAAGGTACGTGGGGCATTGGTCAATAATCGAGAAAGGCATTTATGGGTCAATCCAACTGAATAGAAGAACTTTATATTATTCTCTAAGTTTAGGTTATTACTAGATCGAAAAAAAGATTCCGGAGAACgttccaaaatatttataatttcaaggTCTGATGTCATAATTTTTCTCCACAGATCCCACCGTTCTGAAAGACTTTCAGGTGTGCGTGTTATGGCTCGTGGATATCTTGATATAACGCTAGCAATCACTTCTTTGCTAGCTCCTTTGGACAGAAGGAACATCTTCAGCTCTTGCTCTTTAGTTCCCGTCCTATTAAAAACTCCAGGCTGTCGTTTTTTTGCCATGTCAACATCAACTCCCATTGTAAGTAAGTTATTCAGTAATTTTTCATTCTCCAAAGACTCACTGTTGGCATTACCACACTTCACACTAAAAAGTCTAAATGAAACTGATTTAAGGAGGATTTCTGCTGAAAATCGGATCATCCAACATCTTGAACCAAAGAGAAAGTTACTTCTCATACACAGTAAGTTTCTTGGTGGTATAATGGTCAGGTATCCCAAATCTTTTGGAATGCTGTGTAAAACAACATACATAATATTATGCAAATGCTTATGTTAAACAGCTAAAAAGCCATATTAAGGTCCTGTAAGCATCATGGCCATTTCTATGAGAAAGTATGTATAGCTCCAGCTCTCTTGTGCTGCAGTAACAATTCAGCCACTGCACTCCCACTCTCCAGTTTACGCCTTCTGATTATCTGTGGGCCTGGGGCTGCTTCCATTCTTAATGTGAAGAAAAGCAATATAAGCATCATCACTGTCCTCCAACTATTCCTGCCTTTATTTTGCTCTTTATATTTGGACTTGCCTGTTTGCTACCAAAACCAGTTGCCCCTCCCTACCTCTGCTTTATCCTCCTAGTTTTCAAAGCTTTGGCTTATTCCTATTAACCAATGCTTTCAATTCTGCCTTGTCTTCCAACTTCCCGATCTTTGGCCTTGCTTCCACCCACAGATACCAGACTACTTTGCCCCTGTTCCCTCTTCCTGGTTCCTCAAACTCTAAATATAGCCTTTAAAATCAACACTCCAGACTATCTAATTTCCACCTTAAACACCTTTTTCTAGACTCATGGTTCTCTTTAAACCCATGCTATCATTAGTCTTAATTCTTAGCTTTATATAGACCTCTGGTCGACAGTTCCGATCTCAATCTCCACGTCCTTCAGTTTACCCTCTTGCCCCCTGGGTTGTAACCAACTACTCCAAACcaatttttatcttcaaaatgaTTTAGCTGCACTTTTTAATCTACATAGTAGAACTGTGCTGAGAGCCCATAAACTTTGAGAAGTTACTTTTACCATCCTCTACTAACCTTTCACATTATAAAAGATGAACCCAGGGCTCTCTGCATCTGTATCAGAACACATAACTCCAGGCAAGTGACTAAAACCTCAACAACTCATTTTCCTAATCACTTAGAAATGGGGCATAAAATGTATGaatttatatatgataatatCCATAGGTACCTACTAAAACAAGTATGTGCATTTATAGGAAATACTTTATCAggaaagcaacagaaaaattTTCATCTGTTACTCAATTTGTCAGATGATTTGTGTTCTTAAGCTAACTGTGGTCTGAGTCATAAAacaacttatatattttttaattgtacttcttcctttttgactATATAGCTGTGACAAACTTAGCTCTTAATTTCTAATTACTAACAACAGGCTCTTATCACTTAAAGGACACACCTCCCCTCTCATCTCCTAATTAAACgtaaaataggggcatctgggtggcttaatcagttaagtgtctgcctttggctccggtcatggtcccagggtctgcgaccgagccccacatcatcgggctccctgcttagcagcaagcctgcttctccctgtgcctgccgctctccctgcttgtgctctctctctgtcaaataaatgaataaaatctttaaaaataaaaaaaaataaaaaatagaaatagatagTTCCAACTCAACACTAATATCTCTGGGTTTGAGATACTGTTTTTAAGATTGGTATTAAATAAAGCCTCTCTGTGTCTGCCCTTTTaattacactattttttttaagattttatttttaagtaatctttatacccaacgtgggtctcaaactcacaacccccagatcaagagtcgcacgctgCACTGAATGAACCAGCCACCCATCCCTCAGTTGTATCAATGTAACAAGAACTTCAGAGTATGCTTAGAGGCAGGGAACTCCCTGATATCTCAGGCAATCTACAGATcttcaaagaattagaaaaagattCCCAAACTATAGAATCAAGTAACATTCAAACAAAAATTCAAGACCCTCACAAAATAAACATCAAACAGCGGCACATTTTAGACTGCCCTATACTGAGTTCGCTATAATATCTCTATAATAAGACATACTACTCTTTTAACTACATATTCTTCCAGAAATGCatgaatttagaattttaaaaacaagatcttCATTCTGACTAAAGAATGAAGGCTCTACTTGTACAGCTCAACATCTGTTCTCTCTTCCAGATGTGCAAGGGTGACCTCTACTGGATAATGGTACAGAACACTGACAGTGGTAGGTAAGACCTGTGCTTTGGGAAGAGGGGTGAAAGATGATCCAATGAGATATAGGAAGCAAGCTGTGAAACTCCAATTTATATCTGTcttagccttttaaaaattccattttatatgttttatatatacaacGTAATAGTACTGTAAAACATGTATATAATTAGTAAATATACATACGTTGGAAGTACATGTATAAAACCTATTTTACTGAGAATGTACACAATCAAAAGTCTAAAGACAACTACTCTAGACAACAAACTCTTGAAATGACTGACAGGCTGAGCATGCCACAGAAAGTTCAAAATGAACTGTATTAACAGACTAATAGTGAAAATATATGCCCGATTTCTTAACAAAGGAGTCATAAAATCTATTAAGGTTTCTCCTGAATCTATGTCTTGTGAATAAGTCACTCTCTGCAGAAATATCTTTCACATGAATTAACATGTCTAAAACCAAACTGAATATCTTTCCTGGCCCCCAAACTAGCCCTCTTCTGTTAGTGGAATCACTACCACTAACCTAATAGTCACTCATGATAAAAATCTAAAagtgattattttcttcttcttcctcaatCCCAGTCATCCAATCATGTAAGTTCAGCTTCTTCAGCATCTTCAATAGTATCTCTCATCTTCGCTGTTCTCCCTCACCCAGGCTGTAACAGCCACCTAACCTGCTGCTTCTCTAACACCAGTCACGCAAAACTGCCACCATAGGATACCTTAGAAACTAAGAAGTGATTACATCCCTTACTCCCTGATTGAAGGCCTTTGTAGCTCTTCCTAGAAAGCAAAATCTTCACAAATATC encodes the following:
- the MTERF1 gene encoding transcription termination factor 1, mitochondrial, whose product is MQRPLSFRQISIPKDLGYLTIIPPRNLLCMRSNFLFGSRCWMIRFSAEILLKSVSFRLFSVKCGNANSESLENEKLLNNLLTMGVDVDMAKKRQPGVFNRTGTKEQELKMFLLSKGASKEVIASVISRYPRAITRTPESLSERWDLWRKIMTSDLEIINILERSPESFFRSSNNLNLENNIKFFYSVGLTHKCLSRLLTNAPRTFSNSLDLNKQMIEFLQEVSLSLGYNKPRDFVRKIILKNPFILIQSTKRVKTNIEFLQSTFSLNNEKLLVLLCGPGAKILDLSNDYVNRNYTNIKEKLLFLGCTEEEIHKFILRYPDVIFLGEKKFNDKLDCLIEEKLSISQIIENPRILDSSINTLKSRIKELVNAGYNLSTSNIALLSWSQNRYKAKLKKLNIE